A single Ctenopharyngodon idella isolate HZGC_01 chromosome 22, HZGC01, whole genome shotgun sequence DNA region contains:
- the hnrnpa1b gene encoding heterogeneous nuclear ribonucleoprotein A1b encodes MSKEGQPREPEQLRKLFIGGLSFETTDDSLRAHFEQWGTLTDCVVMKDPNTKRSRGFGFVTYSSVTEVDAAMDARPHKVDGRLVEPKRAVSREDSNKPFAHTTVKKIFVGGIKDDTEENHLRDYFDVFGKIEAIEIMVDHKTGNKRGFAFVTFDDHDSVDRIVIQKYHTVNGHNCEVRKALSKQEMQNTGMNMRGRGGGGGGGNFNRYGNNGGYNNDFGGGGGGGSGNRDGYFGRGGRGGNGGGGGGYGGGDCYNNGFGGDGGYGGGGGGPGNYGGNRGYGGGGGGGGHGYGNQGGGYGGGGNSGGGYNDNYNNGNGNFGGGNFGGGGGGGGGSGNYNDFGNYNNQQSNYGPMKGNFGSGGGGGRNSGPYGGGYGGGSSGGYGGGSSGRRF; translated from the exons ATGTCCAAGGAG GGCCAACCACGTGAGCCAGAGCAGCTGCGCAAGCTCTTCATTGGAGGGCTCAGCTTTGAAACCACAGACGATAGTTTGCGAGCGCATTTTGAACAATGGGGAACCTTAACGGATTGTGTG GTGATGAAAGATCCAAACACCAAACGCTCCAGGGGCTTTGGGTTTGTCACCTATTCCAGTGTGACTGAAGTCGACGCCGCTATGGATGCACGCCCCCACAAGGTCGACGGCAGGCTTGTGGAGCCCAAACGAGCCGTGTCTCGAGAG GACTCCAACAAGCCATTTGCTCACACAACCGTGAAGAAGATCTTTGTGGGTGGCATTAAGGATGACACTGAGGAGAACCATCTTCGTGACTACTTCGATGTGTTTGGAAAGATTGAGGCCATTGAGATAATGGTTGACCACAAGACTGGAAACAAAAGGGGCTTTGCCTTTGTTACGTTTGACGACCATGATTCTGTTGATCGTATTGTCA TTCAAAAATACCACACTGTGAATGGGCACAACTGTGAAGTCAGGAAAGCTCTATCTAAACAAGAAATGCAGAACACTGGCATGAACATGAGAG gccgtggtggtggtggtggaggTGGAAACTTCAACAGATATGGCAATAACGGTGGCTACAACAATGACTTCGGAGGCGGTGGTGGCGGCGGTAGTGGCAACCGCGACGGATACTTTGGAAGAG GAGGTAGAGGAGGTAATGGTGGCGGAGGTGGTGGTTATGGAGGAGGTGACTGCTACAACAATGGATTTGGTGGAGATG GTGGTTATGGTGGTGGTGGCGGCGGTCCTGGTAACTATGGTGGAAATCGTGGATATGGTGGCGGCGGTGGTGGAGGAGGACATGGTTATGGCAACCAAGGTGGAGGTTATGGTGGTGGTGGGAACAGCGGTGGTGGCTATAATGACAATTACAACAATGGCAATGGAAACTTTGGAGGTG GCAACTTTGGAGGTGGTGGCGGCGGCGGTGGTGGAAGTGGTAACTACAATGACTTTGGCAACTATAACAACCAGCAGTCCAACTATGGCCCCATGAAGGGGAACTTTGGAAGTGGTGGCGGAGGAGGAAGGAACAGTGGCCCATATGGTG GTGGCTATGGAGGTGGATCCAGTGGTGGATATGGTGGTGGCTCTAGTGGTAGACGGTTTTAA
- the cbx5 gene encoding chromobox protein homolog 5 isoform X1: protein MRVRLFLARERLAHAHADWLDLPLDGCMRERQQTPVCREKAAASASLSNTNRKTSKNISGSSECCDQESSLHFKRSHPTTEHCSKHNTWEPEKNLDCPELIAEFMKTYKKGSSGSTPSSKPSSTGSSSARPKDSSGSSSTSKRKNSEEENGSGSKPKKKKEDEILVARGFERGLEPEKIIGATDSCGDLMFLMKWKDSDEADLVLAKEANHKCPQIVIAFYEERLTWHEDGDKKEKSATAV from the exons ATGCGCGTGAGGCTGTTTTTGGCGCGAGAGCGTCTAGCTCATGCGCATGCTGATTGGCTGGATTTGCCACTGGACGGATGCATGCGCGAGAGGCAGCAAACTCCTGTGTGCAGGGAAAAAGCCGCCGCCTCAGCCTCATTATCCAACACGAATAGGAAAACATCGAAAAATATCTCA GGGAGCTCTGAATGCTGTGATCAAGAATCATCTCTGCATTTTAAGAGGTCACACCCTACAACAGAGCACTGTAG CAAACACAACACATGGGAACCAGAGAAGAACCTGGACTGTCCAGAGCTTATCGCAGAGTTCATGAAGACCTATAAAAAGGGAAGCAGTGGAAGCACACCCAGCAGCAAGCCCTCCAGCACAGGCTCTTCTTCGGCCCGTCCCAAAGACAGTAGCGGCAGCAGCAGCACAAGCAAGAGGAAAAACTCAGAAGAAGAGAACGGGAGTGGCAGCAAacccaaaaagaaaaaggag GATGAGATTCTTGTAGCAAGAGGGTTTGAGCGAGGCCTGGAGCCTGAGAAGATTATTGGAGCAACAGACTCTTGTGGAGACCTTATGTTCCTTATGAAGTG GAAGGACTCTGATGAGGCAGACCTTGTGCTTGCAAAGGAAGCCAATCACAAGTGCCCACAGATCGTCATTGCCTTCTACGAGGAGCGTCTGACCTGGCATGAAGACGGCGATAAGAAGGAAAAGAGTGCCACGGCAGTTTAA
- the cbx5 gene encoding chromobox protein homolog 5 isoform X2, with product MGKKNQNREDDEAASSDEEEYVVEKVLDRRVVKGRVEYFLKWKGFTDKHNTWEPEKNLDCPELIAEFMKTYKKGSSGSTPSSKPSSTGSSSARPKDSSGSSSTSKRKNSEEENGSGSKPKKKKEDEILVARGFERGLEPEKIIGATDSCGDLMFLMKWKDSDEADLVLAKEANHKCPQIVIAFYEERLTWHEDGDKKEKSATAV from the exons ATGGGAAAGAAGAACCAGAACCGTGAAGATGATGAGGCTGCTTCCTCAGATGAGGAAGAGTATGTAGTGGAGAAGGTTTTGGACAGGAGAGTTGTGAAGGGCCGTGTGGAATATTTCCTCAAGTGGAAAGGCTTTACAGA CAAACACAACACATGGGAACCAGAGAAGAACCTGGACTGTCCAGAGCTTATCGCAGAGTTCATGAAGACCTATAAAAAGGGAAGCAGTGGAAGCACACCCAGCAGCAAGCCCTCCAGCACAGGCTCTTCTTCGGCCCGTCCCAAAGACAGTAGCGGCAGCAGCAGCACAAGCAAGAGGAAAAACTCAGAAGAAGAGAACGGGAGTGGCAGCAAacccaaaaagaaaaaggag GATGAGATTCTTGTAGCAAGAGGGTTTGAGCGAGGCCTGGAGCCTGAGAAGATTATTGGAGCAACAGACTCTTGTGGAGACCTTATGTTCCTTATGAAGTG GAAGGACTCTGATGAGGCAGACCTTGTGCTTGCAAAGGAAGCCAATCACAAGTGCCCACAGATCGTCATTGCCTTCTACGAGGAGCGTCTGACCTGGCATGAAGACGGCGATAAGAAGGAAAAGAGTGCCACGGCAGTTTAA
- the nfe2 gene encoding transcription factor NF-E2 45 kDa subunit, with the protein MCSAVNGVLPLRISCEGLANSGRLHGEVSMSTNVTGFRAHRSPQHLEMDLAWQELMAITELQEFEVPNENPFEAIPYLSMEPMVSQGGFGMSQPQPESIPAACDAHPASVYENTYPEMMPPYQRLNPHMDMHYGLHGSHGSPRMLANTQALHPPLMSLLEHMNMATRSHGIAKDGVINLHGAGQFKQVCTDDLESDSGLSLGSSPPLASPENGVHGVSTYIPADGTMGYAESEIESIGEQYRMRPSLLGSADYQQSYSSYPGASFPTAVNMQAINQQTYQPMASMKQPVLPTALHDLQLNSSGLTRPGSYQAPYPKPKSNSIPVPLSRDERRALALKIPFSLEKIVNLPVDDFNELLTQFTLSDTQLALVRDIRRRGKNKVAAQNCRKRKLENIVHLENELGHLRAQREHLTRERLEFQQNLAIIKCRLSDLYTQVFSQLRDEEGHPYSVDEYSLQQTNDGNIYLVPRNTALEGE; encoded by the exons ATGTGTTCAGCAGTCAACGGTGTACTTCCCCTGAGGATCAGCTGTGAA GGACTGGCAAACTCTGGAAGACTGCATGGGGAGGTGTCAATGTCCACCAATGTCACTGGATTCCGGGCACATCGTTCCCCCCAGCATTTGGAGATGGACTTGGCCTGGCAGGAACTGATGGCCATCACAGAACTTCAG GAGTTTGAGGTACCCAATGAGAATCCTTTTGAAGCAATCCCATACCTCTCCATGGAGCCCATGGTTTCTCAAGGGGGGTTCGGGATGAGTCAACCTCAGCCGGAATCCATTCCAGCTGCTTGTGATGCCCATCCTGCCAGTGTTTATGAAAACACATACCCAGAAATGATGCCACCCTATCAGCGTTTGAACCCACACATGGACATGCACTATGGCCTCCATGGCAGCCATGGTTCCCCCAGAATGCTTGCGAATACGCAAGCTCTTCATCCACCTCTCATGAGTCTTTTGGAGCACATGAACATGGCAACGCGCAGTCATGGGATTGCGAAAGATGGCGTTATCAACCTTCATGGTGCAGGACAATTCAAACAAGTTTGCACGGATGATCTGGAGTCAGATTCCGGTTTGTCGCTTGGTTCAAGCCCACCGCTCGCTTCTCCTGAGAATGGGGTGCATGGAGTGTCTACGTATATACCTGCAGATGGTACGATGGGCTATGCTGAAAGTGAAATCGAAAGTATTGGGGAACAGTATCGCATGCGGCCTAGTTTGCTTGGGTCTGCCGACTACCAGCAGTCTTACAGCTCGTACCCTGGAGCATCTTTTCCCACAGCTGTAAATATGCAAGCTATCAACCAGCAGACTTACCAACCAATGGCTTCAATGAAGCAACCGGTTTTACCCACAGCGCTGCATGATCTACAACTAAATAGCTCAGGTTTAACAAGACCAGGTTCCTATCAGGCACCATACCCAAAGCCAAAATCAAACAGCATTCCTGTACCCCTGAGCAGAGATGAGCGTCGAGCCCTTGCTCTAAAAATCCCGTTCTCCCTTGAAAAGATTGTGAACCTACCAGTGGATGACTTCAATGAGCTTTTGACCCAATTCACACTGAGCGACACTCAGCTGGCACTCGTGAGGGACATTCGCAGACGAGGGAAGAACAAAGTTGCAGCTCAGAATTGCCGCAAACGGAAGTTGGAGAATATCGTGCATTTAGAAAATGAGTTGGGACATCTTAGAGCCCAAAGAGAACATTTAACCAGAGAGAGACTGGAGTTTCAGCAAAACCTAGCCATTATCAAATGTCGGCTCTCAGATCTTTACACCCAAGTGTTTTCACAGCTACGTGATGAGGAGGGACACCCTTATTCAGTTGATGAGTATTCACTACAACAAACTAATGACGGCAACATTTACTTGGTGCCACGGAATACAGCACTCGAGGGTGAATGA